The Rhododendron vialii isolate Sample 1 chromosome 5a, ASM3025357v1 genome contains a region encoding:
- the LOC131326667 gene encoding probable serine/threonine-protein kinase PBL7 isoform X2: protein MGWFPCSGQSSQEIKKRKKKEALDPIQPTSEKFKKNPPSKVKDSAKDGGSGHIAAQTFAFRELAAATRNFRGDCLLGEGGFGRVYKGRLESSDQIVAIKQLDRNGLQGNREFLVEVLMLSLLHHSNLVNLIGYCADGDQRLLVYEYMPLGSLEDHLHDVSPDKKRLDWNTRMKIAAGAAKGLEYLHVKASPPVIYRDLKCSNILLDEDYHPKLSDFGLAKLGPVGDNTHVSTRVMGTYGYCAPEYAMTGQLTLKSDVYSFGVVLLEIITGRKAIDNSKTAGEHNLVAWARPLFKDRRKFPQMADPMLQGEYPVRGLYQALAVAAMCVQEQPTMRPVVADVVTALSYLASQKYDPGTQPVQNSRWAPTTPPRTKRDSDKKLNGSSGSGSERNRTRKLI, encoded by the exons ATGGGTTGGTTCCCTTGCTCTGGACAATCAAGCCAGGAAataaagaagaggaagaagaaagaggcTCTTGATCCGATCCAACCCACTTCGG AGAAGTTCAAGAAAAATCCCCCTTCGAAGGTAAAGGATTCAGCAAAAGATGGAGGGTCAGGTCATATAGCTGCCCAGACTTTTGCGTTTCGTGAATTGGCTGCCGCAACCAGAAATTTCAGGGGTGACTGTCTGCTTGGCGAGGGAGGTTTTGGAAGAGTATACAAAGGACGACTGGAAAGTTCTGATCAG ATTGTGGCCATAAAGCAACTTGACCGGAATGGATTGCAAGGGAACAGGGAATTCCTTGTTGAAGTGCTGATGTTGAGTTTGCTTCATCATTCTAACCTTGTTAATCTTATTGGTTATTGTGCTGATGGAGATCAAAGACTTCTGGTCTACGAGTACATGCCTCTGGGATCTTTAGAGGACCATCTTCATG ACGTATCACCTGACAAGAAACGGCTTGACTGGAATACAAGAATGAAAATAGCTGCTGGGGCAGCAAAAGGGTTGGAGTATTTACATGTCAAAGCAAGCCCTCCAGTAATATATCGCGATTTAAAATGCTCCAACATTTTGCTCGATGAGGATTATCATCCCAAACTATCTGATTTTGGTTTAGCCAAACTTGGGCCTGTGGGAGATAATACGCATGTATCAACAAGAGTTATGGGCACTTACGGCTATTGTGCCCCGGAGTATGCAATGACCGGCCAACTGACTCTGAAATCGGATGTTTATAGCTTTGGCGTGGTTCTTCTGGAGATCATTACAGGCAGGAAAGCAATTGACAACTCAAAAACTGCAGGAGAGCACAATTTGGTAGCATGG GCAAGACCTTTATTCAAAGATAGAAGGAAATTCCCTCAAATGGCCGATCCCATGCTCCAAGGGGAGTACCCGGTGAGGGGATTGTACCAAGCTCTTGCAGTTGCAGCAATGTGTGTTCAAGAGCAGCCCACAATGCGTCCAGTCGTAGCCGATGTAGTAACGGCTTTGAGTTACCTTGCTTCACAAAAGTACGACCCTGGAACCCAGCCTGTCCAGAACTCCCGGTGGGCCCCTACTACTCCCCCTAGGACCAAAAGGGACAGTGATAAGAAACTCAATGGCAGTAGTGGTAGTGGGTCGGAGAGAAACCGAACCAGAAAGTTAATCTGA
- the LOC131326666 gene encoding adenylate kinase 1, chloroplastic, with amino-acid sequence MAAVLRLLKPSPLSSSAAASTTFVRRCLLSTTTAASEADACAKSPLYPRGSPPPRGAGTEGRSVQWVFLGCPGVGKGTYASRLSTLLGVPHIATGDLVREELSSSGPLSSQLTEIVNQGKLVSDEIIIRLLFKRLEAGEAKGETGFILDGFPRTIRQAEILDDVTDIDLVVNLKLPESVLLEKCLGRRICSECGKNFNVADINVQGENGRPGISMAPLPPPPQCASKLFTRSDDTEDVVKERLRVYNEKSQPLEEFYRIQGKLLEFDLPGGIPESWPKLLEALNLDDHEEKRSAAA; translated from the exons ATGGCGGCAGTACTCCGCCTATTAAAACCCTCacctctctcctcctccgccgccgcctccACCACCTTCGTCAGGAGGTGCCTCCTATCCACCACGACTGCGGCATCCGAGGCCGACGCTTGCGCGAAATCCCCCTTGTACCCCCGCGGCTCCCCCCCTCCGCGCGGCGCCGGTACCGAGGGCAGGAGCGTACAGTGGGTGTTCCTGGGATGTCCCGGCGTCGGAAAGGGCACTTACGCCAGCCGCCTCTCTACTCTCCTCGGCGTCCCTCACATCGCCACCGGCGATCTGGTCCGCGAAGAGCTTTCTTCTAGTGGTCCCCTTTCCAGTCAG CTTACAGAGATTGTAAACCAAGGGAAACTGGTTTCAGATGAGATTATAATTCGATTATTATTTAAGAGACTTGAGGCTGGAGAAGCTAAAGGTGAGACAGGTTTCATTCTGGATGGTTTTCCACGAACAATAAGACAAGCG GAAATCTTGGATGATGTGACAGATATTGACTTGGTGGTTAATCTGAAGCTCCCAGAAAGTGTACTCCTTGAGAAATGCCTTGGGCGAAGAATTTGCAGCGAATGCGGGAAAAATTTTAATGTAGCAGACATTAATGTCCAGGGTGAGAATGGGAGACCTGGAATCAGCATGGCTCCACTTCCCCCTCCTCCACAATGTGCTTCAAAGCTCTTCACTCGGTCTGACGATACTGAAGATGTAGTAAAGGAAAGACTCCGTGTATACAATGAAAAG AGTCAACCTTTGGAGGAGTTCTACCGCATTCAAGGGAAACTGCTAGAGTTTGATCTGCCTGGAGGGATCCCAGAATCATGGCCAAAGTTGCTTGAAGCTCTTAATCTTGATGACCACGAAGAGAAGCGCTCCGCTGCAGCATAA
- the LOC131326667 gene encoding probable serine/threonine-protein kinase PBL7 isoform X1 → MGWFPCSGQSSQEIKKRKKKEALDPIQPTSEKFKKNPPSKVKDSAKDGGSGHIAAQTFAFRELAAATRNFRGDCLLGEGGFGRVYKGRLESSDQIVAIKQLDRNGLQGNREFLVEVLMLSLLHHSNLVNLIGYCADGDQRLLVYEYMPLGSLEDHLHDSDCADVSPDKKRLDWNTRMKIAAGAAKGLEYLHVKASPPVIYRDLKCSNILLDEDYHPKLSDFGLAKLGPVGDNTHVSTRVMGTYGYCAPEYAMTGQLTLKSDVYSFGVVLLEIITGRKAIDNSKTAGEHNLVAWARPLFKDRRKFPQMADPMLQGEYPVRGLYQALAVAAMCVQEQPTMRPVVADVVTALSYLASQKYDPGTQPVQNSRWAPTTPPRTKRDSDKKLNGSSGSGSERNRTRKLI, encoded by the exons ATGGGTTGGTTCCCTTGCTCTGGACAATCAAGCCAGGAAataaagaagaggaagaagaaagaggcTCTTGATCCGATCCAACCCACTTCGG AGAAGTTCAAGAAAAATCCCCCTTCGAAGGTAAAGGATTCAGCAAAAGATGGAGGGTCAGGTCATATAGCTGCCCAGACTTTTGCGTTTCGTGAATTGGCTGCCGCAACCAGAAATTTCAGGGGTGACTGTCTGCTTGGCGAGGGAGGTTTTGGAAGAGTATACAAAGGACGACTGGAAAGTTCTGATCAG ATTGTGGCCATAAAGCAACTTGACCGGAATGGATTGCAAGGGAACAGGGAATTCCTTGTTGAAGTGCTGATGTTGAGTTTGCTTCATCATTCTAACCTTGTTAATCTTATTGGTTATTGTGCTGATGGAGATCAAAGACTTCTGGTCTACGAGTACATGCCTCTGGGATCTTTAGAGGACCATCTTCATG ATTCTGATTGCGCAGACGTATCACCTGACAAGAAACGGCTTGACTGGAATACAAGAATGAAAATAGCTGCTGGGGCAGCAAAAGGGTTGGAGTATTTACATGTCAAAGCAAGCCCTCCAGTAATATATCGCGATTTAAAATGCTCCAACATTTTGCTCGATGAGGATTATCATCCCAAACTATCTGATTTTGGTTTAGCCAAACTTGGGCCTGTGGGAGATAATACGCATGTATCAACAAGAGTTATGGGCACTTACGGCTATTGTGCCCCGGAGTATGCAATGACCGGCCAACTGACTCTGAAATCGGATGTTTATAGCTTTGGCGTGGTTCTTCTGGAGATCATTACAGGCAGGAAAGCAATTGACAACTCAAAAACTGCAGGAGAGCACAATTTGGTAGCATGG GCAAGACCTTTATTCAAAGATAGAAGGAAATTCCCTCAAATGGCCGATCCCATGCTCCAAGGGGAGTACCCGGTGAGGGGATTGTACCAAGCTCTTGCAGTTGCAGCAATGTGTGTTCAAGAGCAGCCCACAATGCGTCCAGTCGTAGCCGATGTAGTAACGGCTTTGAGTTACCTTGCTTCACAAAAGTACGACCCTGGAACCCAGCCTGTCCAGAACTCCCGGTGGGCCCCTACTACTCCCCCTAGGACCAAAAGGGACAGTGATAAGAAACTCAATGGCAGTAGTGGTAGTGGGTCGGAGAGAAACCGAACCAGAAAGTTAATCTGA